Part of the Catalinimonas alkaloidigena genome is shown below.
TGCGAAGCTTTCTTATGTGGAACATGAGCAAAAGGGAGTTTTTAGAATTCGTGAGAGCCTGGAGAATGATATGCATGCCGAGAAAACAATTGCCATTGAATTGAGGAAGTCTATTAAAAAGGCATTTGAACTTGGCGATTACGCTACTAAAAACTTATTAGAGAAGCTACTATTCAAGACTGAAGACAGAGCTCACCATATTGAGCATTTCCTGGGAGAAGATTCATTAGCAATAGGGTTCTTGCATACAAGCAAAGAAGCTGAAGCAGCAGAAGTATAATCATCCAAGTAAA
Proteins encoded:
- the dpsA gene encoding DNA starvation/stationary phase protection protein DpsA, which encodes MDKLREQKEYDGNPVGLDKDVAKEIAEQLDRHLASFMTLYHQYHKHHWLVEGPQFRDLHLFFEENYDELHKGFDKLAERLTVMGYAPTSNPADFAKLSYVEHEQKGVFRIRESLENDMHAEKTIAIELRKSIKKAFELGDYATKNLLEKLLFKTEDRAHHIEHFLGEDSLAIGFLHTSKEAEAAEV